A stretch of DNA from Spirosoma endbachense:
TACGAAAATCCATGGCTGTCGATCAGACACGAAGACGTCATAACCCCCGCTGGCACACCTGGTATTTATGGGGTAGTTAGTTTTAAAAATAAAGCAGTAGGCGTTATTCCAATCGATGCCGATGGAAATACATATCTGGTTGGCCAGTATCGGTATCCACTAAACGAGTACTCATGGGAGATTCCGGAAGGTGGATCACCATTGGGTACCGATCCACTCGAATCGGCCAAGCGGGAGCTTCGCGAAGAAACGGGGCTCGAAGCCCGTCAGTGGACCAAAATTGCCCGAATCCATACGTCTAATTCGGCGACCGATGAAGAGGGTTTTCTCTATATAGCAGAAGATCTGGTTCAGGGCAATCATGAGCCTGAAGAGACCGAAGAACTGCGTGTCTGGAAACTGCCTTTGG
This window harbors:
- a CDS encoding NUDIX domain-containing protein, whose amino-acid sequence is MNETENPWQTLESSVKYENPWLSIRHEDVITPAGTPGIYGVVSFKNKAVGVIPIDADGNTYLVGQYRYPLNEYSWEIPEGGSPLGTDPLESAKRELREETGLEARQWTKIARIHTSNSATDEEGFLYIAEDLVQGNHEPEETEELRVWKLPLAEAVDMAVTSRITDSLSVSGLLIVARLRGI